A window of Diabrotica virgifera virgifera chromosome 9, PGI_DIABVI_V3a contains these coding sequences:
- the LOC126891553 gene encoding uncharacterized protein LOC126891553 codes for MDTNITDTTSTTTLPTTAGTNTSSSTTTAIVAPATAPVMSTQVSTFQFSVEPFNQTATKWSRWVKRLEGAYKVFKIPEEMKLPYLLHYMGSEAYDTLCDKLAPEVPEDKSYEDTVKLMDNFYNPAPLEIAEIFRFQSKRQAEGESIQEYLHSLQKLAINCNFSTYLKSAIRNQFVFGLQSKRIQARLLETKGLDLDRAVEIAASMETSEKDSNQFSHNNNYNQASINVLNAKAKISLIITKLL; via the coding sequence ATGGATACAAATATTACAGACACTACATCAACTACAACGCTTCCAACTACAGCCGGTACAAACACGAGTTCCTCGACTACAACTGCGATAGTTGCACCTGCTACAGCTCCAGTAATGTCTACACAAGTTTCTACATTCCAGTTTTCCGTTGAACCTTTTAACCAGACAGCTACAAAATGGTCCAGGTGGGTAAAACGGCTGGAAGGAGcatacaaagtttttaaaattccaGAGGAAATGAAATTGCCCTATTTACTACATTACATGGGGTCGGAAGCATACGATACACTGTGTGATAAACTAGCTCCAGAGGTCCCTGAAGACAAGTCATATGAGGATACAGTTAAGTTAATGGATAATTTTTACAACCCTGCACCACTTGAAATTGCTGAAATATTTAGGTTTCAATCAAAAAGACAAGCAGAAGGCGAAAGTATACAAGAATACCTACATTCTCTACAGAAACTTGCCATAAACTGCAACTTTTCCACATATTTAAAAAGTGCTATACGAAATCAGTTTGTTTTTGGTTTACAGTCAAAGAGGATTCAAGCCAGACTATTAGAAACAAAGGGATTGGACTTGGACCGAGCCGTAGAAATTGCAGCAAGCATGGAAACTTCAGAAAAGGATAGTAATCAATTTTCTCACAACAATAATTACAATCAGGCTAGTATAAATGTTTTAAATGCGAAAGCAAAAATCTCTCTAATAATAACTAAACTACTTTAA